A stretch of the Esox lucius isolate fEsoLuc1 chromosome 2, fEsoLuc1.pri, whole genome shotgun sequence genome encodes the following:
- the alpk3b gene encoding alpha-protein kinase 3 isoform X2 has translation MSSRRLTTRSYSAGDGRSGYHNVDDVTGSSRANSRANSHSYLSSVRPEHRSTLHCVMQQLTEETQPYFESTLKSKAVSETCNTMFTCDVSGHPTPEVTWYKDDVQLDRYCGLPKYNISRNGQNHSLHIYNCSEEDAAIYQASARNSKGIVSCSGVLEVGTMTEYKIHQQYFAKMKLNAEKNSRELEKPKVWDKENHISLDGQQETQRTISPDRSQRKRHSPMDHSFIAPSSMENEVVEKNTLAQAAEVESRIQDRVAGEEEMETTVIGTGASYIKRQTAITENGSSKGLTYDHDSLQKYFAPHTPKVSLSKKKVKIFKGEESSVTADSQAGKGPERDSGMSEEGKVSVTFCLADSATLPIEAMEVESAVDPSASKMNGVNYMKQTKKDPQNNTVSIMEDVKVQLDEKTLVKTLPHKDESTSPGFSSKGQTTSGTKNQTCSVAQVTRKVGNNNIKGSHSTVPPVTSIQPQAHTSDKLQPKPIIPVELQPQPSLAVELQPQPSTSVTLQPQPSASLKLQPQPRPPSVTSQPQQSEIVKPPVQTSLSVKPPEQTSLSVKPPTQPSLSVKPQAQPSLSVKPQAQPSLLVKPRAQPSLSVKPSAHPSLLVKPQAQPSLIVKPQAQPSHPVKLQAQPILSTKPEAQPSLSLNPETQPSHHSAKLQPQPNKRSPLSGELVPQLCQSSGPSAKRNPSPSANLHSQSSPSQTQQPQTSPSVTLQPQPSSCPHMSNSSSKGIGTNQNIIMDNKPSAPGNLNSFTAKAKTECSSKDSATVLGILQSDTSSIHQTGRAGHVAGGTVPSVLMIPRESSKSVSALPQRLCEQAGDQMSEEETSTSLKNVSVSQLPVLLGEEVTQKHRQKIERNGTPVCPESVTPTTRSKLNMPRKHSPSASDEELVTDANKRTPAVHNTPGQSASDKLTQGTQEYSRGSNESNTVPFTEPLMSPLESHGAGENTLGCSVSLVGQRCQIEMAIKKIGETEIQVDLKGKGSLVGELQVKRDNNEKKPGLESVHKAERVSKFQESEIKTISKTPVMESVERVKVQLLDVELENKQCGLKKAECKIPDIQKCLPQNCSLNPCFSTFISNKTNSTDKTNVSDADISRHKKIYLKDAPKPVAKVMSIAELLRSQMVCIDDNKVPLVSVAPIAEISISTPPVQNPNADQQPRSPSVTGIQNMRMQSLELRMYDTNYRQEPEKSTCKKVAGICNGFVSASNVEHNLTSSKPECVESSIVRPMTEASSKAFVIPPISIIDMDGSLENSNTPLCIVTNTENVMDAKHEQVLDHTAYISPDGNYNGQRETSLITPEQRSSEMTVTSTPISSVTDTAETQQKLSNSIKEMNSSHALPPVFSSQHGRDRRCPSSLSEHSEESSPLPNTKKPGFTTNPSTPTLQPVHEPPPVIGMNLIHSEEHKPDAPQTDPQPVTMLVTRGFLCNETQGSVPVSIIHLDNKTSPSEGVKAEEYSKSDSLSCVTVNEVSTGLLKTDSVSLIPSATPQELASGARRKIIIPKVQGEDPKAAASPTDVQSPHREEVSRITFGLSPESPSPKSPCQSLRFPLRQNQSGQHTPPAERQSPLLVRRKVTQNPETTDTAKTEEKPSEQDKHKHNPFKAPQVIRKIRGEPFSDAAGHLKLWCQFFNVLSDSTIRWFRDEVEIATDKRSSGDETQVALAIVHTSSIDCGVYGCTITNEYGTDTTDFLLSVDILSGMFLRDDQEVGEEIEMTPLLFTKGLADSGTWGRKFFGRIMTEEAHIGKGCSHKACKVKVIYGLDPVFESGSTCYIKVKSPIAYYGAKGESNLVERNHAMTQQECRIQNMAREYSKIFAAECRVIETFGAVLEVIPVYLIYRPANTIPHATVETDLNGDFVRYSQVDASGRLVMGTGSEAALKCSALQHWIHQWTNGNLLLTRMEGVDLKITNVSVSIKSKGYQSLTITENPSVFEQFVSQHHCNYYCGLLSLKLLKSQDSLQTPAKPKGSRSPLLHRKVSGSSSPQPSRKATGSPRLARKEVEPEDSKSTTNLKNVDFLKVVQS, from the exons ATGAGTTCCAGGAGGCTTACAACACGCTCCTACTCTGCGGGGGATGGAAGGTCCGGCTACCACAATGTAGATGATGTCACAGGGAGCAGCAGAGCCAACAGCCGAGCCAACAGCCACAGCTACCTCTCCAGTGTCAGGCCTGAACACAG gAGCACACTGCACTGTGTTATGCAACAGTTAACTGAGGAAACCCAGCCATACTTTGAATCCACTTTAAAGTCAAAAGCTGTGTCTGAAACCTGTAACACCATGTTCACCTGTGACGTGTCAG GTCACCCGACTCCGGAAGTGACATGGTATAAAGATGATGTGCAATTGGACAGATACTGTGGACTACCTAAATATAATATATCCCGCAATGGACAAAACCATTCCCTGCACATTTATAA TTGCAGTGAGGAggatgcagccatctaccaggcgTCTGCCAGGAACAGCAAAGGCATTGTGTCCTGCTCTGGAGTTCTGGAGGTGGGGACGATGACGGAGTACAAAATCCACCAGCAATATTTTGCAAAGATGAAGCTTAATGCAGAAAAGAATAGCAGGGAGCTGGAGAAGCCCAAGGTGTGGGACAAGGAGAACCACATATCTTTAGATGGTCAACAGGAGACACAGAGGACCATCAGTCCAGACCGGTCCCAGAGGAAAAGACATTCTCCTATGGACCACAGCTTCATTGCCCCCAGCTCTATGGAGAATGAGGTGGTGGAGAAAAATACTCTGGCCCAGGCTGCTGAGGTTGAGTCCAGAATACAGGACAGAGTGGCAGGGGAAGAGGAAATGGAAACTACTGTTATTGGGACTGGGGCTTCCTATATCAAACGACAGACAGCCATTACAGAAAATGGAAGTAGCAAAGGCTTGACGTATGACCATGATTCATTGCAAAAGTATTTTGCTCCACATACGCCCAAAGTATCACTGTCCAAGAAGAAGGTAAAGATCTTTAAAGGAGAAGAGAGCAGTGTGACAGCTGATAGCCAGGCAGGGAAGGGGCCTGAGAGGGACAGTGGGATGAGTGAGGAAGGAAAAGTCAGTGTGACATTCTGTCTGGCAGATTCTGCAACCTTGCCAATTGAAGCAATGGAAGTGGAGAGTGCTGTGGACCCTTCAGCCTCCAAGATGAATGGTGTAAACTACATGaaacagacaaagaaagacCCACAGAATAACACTGTGTCCATAATGGAAGACGTGAAGGTTCAATTGGATGAAAAGACGCTTGTAAAAACCCTACCACACAAGGATGAATCTACTTCTCCTGGGTTCTCTTCGAAAGGGCAAACCACTTCAGGGACTAAGAATCAAACATGTTCAGTGGCTCAGGTGACCCGTAAGGTTGGAAATAACAACATCAAGGGAAGTCATAGTACAGTTCCTCCTGTGACCTCAATACAACCACAAGCACATACTTCAGATAAACTACAACCAAAACCAATTATTCCAGTTGAACTACAACCACAACCAAGTCTTGCAGTTGAACTACAACCACAACCAAGCACATCAGTTACATTACAACCTCAGCCAAGTGCTTCACTGAAACTACAACCACAACCAAGACCTCCCTCTGTAACGTCACAACCACAACAGAGCGAAATAGTAAAGCCACCAGTACAAACAAGCCTTTCAGTGAAACCACCAGAACAAACAAGCCTTTCAGTAAAACCACCAACACAGCCAAGCCTTTCAGTAAAACCACAAGCACAGCCAAGCCTTTCAGTAAAACCACAAGCACAGCCAAGCCTTTTAGTAAAACCACGAGCACAGCCAAGCCTTTCAGTAAAACCATCAGCACATCCAAGCCTTTTAGTAAAACCACAAGCACAGCCAAGTCTTATAGTAAAACCACAAGCACAACCAAGCCATCCAGTAAAACTGCAAGCACAACCAATCCTTTCCACAAAACCAGAAGCACAACCAAGTCTGTCATTGAATCCAGAAACACAACCAAGTCATCATTCAGCAAAACTACAACCACAGCCAAATAAACGGAGTCCTCTTTCAGGGGAACTAGTACCACAGCTATGTCAGTCAAGTGGTCCTTCAGCAAAACGTAATCCAAGTCCTTCTGCAAACCTGCATTCACAATCAAGTCCttcacaaacacaacaacctCAAACAAGTCCCTCTGTTACTCTACAACCACAACCAAGTTCTTGTCCACATATGTCAAACAGCTCATCAAAGGGCATTGgaaccaatcaaaacattataatggacAATAAGCCTTCGGCACCGGGAAACCTTAACAGCTTTACTGCGAAAGCTAAAACAGAATGCTCATCAAAGGATTCTGCGACAGTGCTTGGGATACTACAATCAGATACATCTTCCATCCATCAAACTGGAAGAGCGGGTCATGTTGCTGGGGGTACAGTGCCATCTGTCCTAATGATACCCCGTGAGAGCAGCAAGTCCGTCTCTGCTTTGCCTCAGCGTCTGTGTGAACAGGCAGGAGATCAGATGTCTGAGGAGGAAACAAGCACCAGCCTAaagaatgtgtctgtgtctcagcTGCCTGTGCTGCTGGGTGAGGAG gttacacagaaacacagacagaagatAGAGAGGAATGGAACACCTGTCTGTCCAGAATCAGTAACACCAACCACCCGAAGCAAGCTGAACATGCCACGAAAACACTCTCCATCGGCATCGGATGAAGAGCTTGTAACAGATGCTAACAAGCGTACCCCTGCTGTGCACAATACCCCTGGCCAATCAGCCTCTGACAAACTGACACAGGGCACACAGGAGTATTCCAGAGGATCAAATGAGAGCAATACAGTACCTTTTACAGAGCCACTGATGTCACCCCTCGAAAGCCATGGTGCTGGTGAGAACACCTTGGGGTGTAGTGTTTCATTAGTGGGACAGCGATGTCAAATTGAGAtggctataaaaaaaattggggaGACAGAAATACAAGTTGATTTAAAAGGAAAGGGTAGTTTGGTAGGTGAGTTACAAGTGAAGCGAGACAATAACGAGAAGAAACCTGGGTTGGAATCTGTTCATAAAGCGGAGAGAGTTAGCAAATTTCAGGAAAGTGAGAtcaaaaccatttcaaaaacCCCTGTTATGGAAAGTGTTGAACGTGTAAAAGTGCAACTTTTGGATGTAGAATTAGAGAATAAGCAATGTGGTTTGAAGAAAGCAGAATGTAAAATTCCAGATATTCAAAAATGTCTTCCTCAGAATTGTTCCTTAAATCCCTGCTTCAGtacttttatttcaaacaaaacaaattcaacagacaaaacaaatgtttcagatGCTGACATCTCtagacataaaaaaatatatttaaaagatgCCCCAAAACCAGTAGCCAAAGTAATGTCTATAGCAGAGCTTCTAAGATCACAAATGGTCTGCATAGACGATAACAAAGTTCCACTCGTCTCAGTGGCACCAATTGCGGAGATCTCCATTTCAACACCTCCGGTACAAAATCCAAATGCAGACCAACAACCTAGAAGCCCCTCAGTAACAGGCATACAGAACATGAGAATGCAAAGTCTGGAGTTAAGGATGTATGACACAAATTATAGACAGGAACCTGAGAAAAGCACTTGTAAGAAGGTAGCAGGTATTTGTAATGGCTTTGTTTCTGCTTCAAATGTAGAGCATAACTTAACTAGCTCTAAACCAGAATGTGTGGAATCTTCCATAGTTAGACCAATGACTGAAGCCTCATCTAAAGCTTTTGTTATTCCTCCCATCTCTATCATAGACATGGATGGTTCTTTAGAGAACAGTAATACTCCTCTATGTATAGTAACAAACACTGAAAATGTCATGGATGCAAAACATGAGCAGGTTTTGGATCATACTGCTTACATTAGTCCAGACGGTAATTATAATGGTCAAAGAGAGACTTCACTTATTACACCAGAGCAAAGGTCTTCAGAAATGACAGTTACTTCTACACCCATCTCATCTGTAACCGACACCGCAGAGACACAACAAAAACTCTCAAATTCAATAAAAGAGATGAATTCGTCACACGCACTGCCTCCAGTGTTCAGCAGTCAACATGGCAGAGACAGAAGGTGTCCTTCTTCCCTTTCGGAGCATTCAGAAGAGTCTAGCCCACTTCCTAATACCAAGAAGCCAGGATTTACAACGAACCCTTCAACCCCGACACTGCAACCTGTCCATGAACCCCCCCCAGTAATAGGTATGAATCTAATTCATAGTGAAGAACACAAACCTGATGCACCTCAGACTGATCCTCAGCCTGTAACAATGCTTGTAACCAGGGGTTTCCTGTGTAATGAGACTCAAGGGTCTGTACCTGTTTCCATCATTCATTTGGATAACAAAACCTCTCCATCCGAAGGGGTAAAAGCTGAGGAATATTCAAAGTCAGACTCTTTGTCATGTGTCACAGTCAATGAAGTCAGTACTGGCCTGctaaagacagacagtgtgtCCCTTATCCCCTCAGCCACCCCACAGGAGCTGGCCTCTGGTGCCCGCCGCAAAATCATCATTCCCAAAGTCCAAGGAGAGGACCCGAAAGCTGCAGCTTCACCAACGGATGTCCAGAGCCCTCACAGAGAGGAAGTGTCCAGGATTACCTTTGGGCTCTCCCCAGAGTCCCCTTCACCCAAGTCCCCTTGTCAATCCCTCAGATTTCCTCTGCGGCAGAACCAAAGTGGCCAACACACCCCTCCAGCAGAGAGACAGTCCCCTCTCCTTGTCAGAAGGAAAGTGACTCAAAATCCAGAGACAACAGACACTGCTAAGACTGAAGAGAAACCGTCTGAACAGGACAAGCACAAGCATAACCCATTCAAAG CTCCTCAGGTTATCAGGAAGATTAGGGGAGAGCCCTTCTCAGATGCCGCGGGACATTTGAAACTGTGGTGCCAGTTTTTCAACGTGCTTAGTGACTCCACCATCAGGTGGTTCAGGGATGAGGTGGAGATCGCTACAGATAAAAGAAG TTCAGGAGATGAGACTCAGGTAGCACTGGCCATTGTTCACACATCCAGCATAGATTGTGGAGTTTACGGCTGCACCATCACTAATGAATATGGGACGGACACAACAGACTTTCTACTCTCTGTTGACA TACTCTCTGGCATGTTTTTGCGTGATGATCAAGAAG TGGGAGAGGAGATAGAGATGACTCCGCTGCTGTTCACTAAGGGCCTGGCTGACTCTGGCACCTGGGGAAGGAAGTTCTTTGGGCGGATCATGACGGAGGAGGCCCACATTGGAAAGGGTTGCTCCCACAAGGCCTGTAAGGTGAAAGTTATCTATGGGCTGGACCCAGTGTTTGAGTCGGGGTCTACCTGTTACATCAAGGTGAAGAGTCCCATTGCCTACTATGGAGCCAAAGGAGAGAGCAACTTGGTCGAGAGGAACCACGCAATGACACAGCAG GAATGTAGAATTCAGAACATGGCCCGTGAATACTCCAAGATCTTTGCTGCAGAATGTAGGGTGATAGAAACCTTTGGGGCAGTACTGGA AGTGATCCCAGTGTACCTGATATATCGCCCTGCCAATACTATTCCCCATGCCACTGTAGAGACTGACCTGAATGGGGACTTTGTAAGGTACAGTCAGGTTGATGCTTCAGGCCGCTTGGTCATGGGAACTGGCTCTGAGGCAGCACTGAAATGCAGTGCACTGCAGCACTGGATCCACCAGTGGACCAACGGAAACCTCCTGCTTACTCGGATGGAAG GTGTTGACCTCAAGATCAcaaatgtttcagtgtccaTCAAATCAAAAGG GTACCAAAGTCTCACGATCACAGAGAACCCCAGTGTGTTTGAGCAGTTTGTCTCTCAGCACCACTGTAACTACTACTGTGGCCTCCTCAGCCTGAAACTGCTGAAAAGCCAAGACTCCCTACAGACCCCAGCCAAACCCaagggctccaggagcccactGCTCCACCGCAAAGTGTCTGGCTCCTCCAG tCCACAGCCCTCCAGGAAAGCTACAGGAAGCCCCAGGCTGGCCAGAAAGGAAGTTGAGCCAGAGGACAGCAAGTCCACTACCAACCTCAAGAATGTAGATTTCCTCAAGGTTGTCCAGAGCTAG
- the alpk3b gene encoding alpha-protein kinase 3 isoform X4 has translation MSSRRLTTRSYSAGDGRSGYHNVDDVTGSSRANSRANSHSYLSSVRPEHSYSSHSYSQYRPSRSTLHCVMQQLTEETQPYFESTLKSKAVSETCNTMFTCDVSGHPTPEVTWYKDDVQLDRYCGLPKYNISRNGQNHSLHIYNCSEEDAAIYQASARNSKGIVSCSGVLEVGTMTEYKIHQQYFAKMKLNAEKNSRELEKPKVWDKENHISLDGQQETQRTISPDRSQRKRHSPMDHSFIAPSSMENEVVEKNTLAQAAEVESRIQDRVAGEEEMETTVIGTGASYIKRQTAITENGSSKGLTYDHDSLQKYFAPHTPKVSLSKKKVKIFKGEESSVTADSQAGKGPERDSGMSEEGKVSVTFCLADSATLPIEAMEVESAVDPSASKMNGVNYMKQTKKDPQNNTVSIMEDVKVQLDEKTLVKTLPHKDESTSPGFSSKGQTTSGTKNQTCSVAQVTRKVGNNNIKGSHSTVPPVTSIQPQAHTSDKLQPKPIIPVELQPQPSLAVELQPQPSTSVTLQPQPSASLKLQPQPRPPSVTSQPQQSEIVKPPVQTSLSVKPPEQTSLSVKPPTQPSLSVKPQAQPSLSVKPQAQPSLLVKPRAQPSLSVKPSAHPSLLVKPQAQPSLIVKPQAQPSHPVKLQAQPILSTKPEAQPSLSLNPETQPSHHSAKLQPQPNKRSPLSGELVPQLCQSSGPSAKRNPSPSANLHSQSSPSQTQQPQTSPSVTLQPQPSSCPHMSNSSSKGIGTNQNIIMDNKPSAPGNLNSFTAKAKTECSSKDSATVLGILQSDTSSIHQTGRAGHVAGGTVPSVLMIPRESSKSVSALPQRLCEQAGDQMSEEETSTSLKNVSVSQLPVLLGEEVTQKHRQKIERNGTPVCPESVTPTTRSKLNMPRKHSPSASDEELVTDANKRTPAVHNTPGQSASDKLTQGTQEYSRGSNESNTVPFTEPLMSPLESHGAATPQELASGARRKIIIPKVQGEDPKAAASPTDVQSPHREEVSRITFGLSPESPSPKSPCQSLRFPLRQNQSGQHTPPAERQSPLLVRRKVTQNPETTDTAKTEEKPSEQDKHKHNPFKAPQVIRKIRGEPFSDAAGHLKLWCQFFNVLSDSTIRWFRDEVEIATDKRSSGDETQVALAIVHTSSIDCGVYGCTITNEYGTDTTDFLLSVDILSGMFLRDDQEVGEEIEMTPLLFTKGLADSGTWGRKFFGRIMTEEAHIGKGCSHKACKVKVIYGLDPVFESGSTCYIKVKSPIAYYGAKGESNLVERNHAMTQQECRIQNMAREYSKIFAAECRVIETFGAVLEVIPVYLIYRPANTIPHATVETDLNGDFVRYSQVDASGRLVMGTGSEAALKCSALQHWIHQWTNGNLLLTRMEGVDLKITNVSVSIKSKGYQSLTITENPSVFEQFVSQHHCNYYCGLLSLKLLKSQDSLQTPAKPKGSRSPLLHRKVSGSSSPQPSRKATGSPRLARKEVEPEDSKSTTNLKNVDFLKVVQS, from the exons ATGAGTTCCAGGAGGCTTACAACACGCTCCTACTCTGCGGGGGATGGAAGGTCCGGCTACCACAATGTAGATGATGTCACAGGGAGCAGCAGAGCCAACAGCCGAGCCAACAGCCACAGCTACCTCTCCAGTGTCAGGCCTGAACACAG CTACTCCAGTCACAGCTATTCTCAATACAGGCCATCAAG gAGCACACTGCACTGTGTTATGCAACAGTTAACTGAGGAAACCCAGCCATACTTTGAATCCACTTTAAAGTCAAAAGCTGTGTCTGAAACCTGTAACACCATGTTCACCTGTGACGTGTCAG GTCACCCGACTCCGGAAGTGACATGGTATAAAGATGATGTGCAATTGGACAGATACTGTGGACTACCTAAATATAATATATCCCGCAATGGACAAAACCATTCCCTGCACATTTATAA TTGCAGTGAGGAggatgcagccatctaccaggcgTCTGCCAGGAACAGCAAAGGCATTGTGTCCTGCTCTGGAGTTCTGGAGGTGGGGACGATGACGGAGTACAAAATCCACCAGCAATATTTTGCAAAGATGAAGCTTAATGCAGAAAAGAATAGCAGGGAGCTGGAGAAGCCCAAGGTGTGGGACAAGGAGAACCACATATCTTTAGATGGTCAACAGGAGACACAGAGGACCATCAGTCCAGACCGGTCCCAGAGGAAAAGACATTCTCCTATGGACCACAGCTTCATTGCCCCCAGCTCTATGGAGAATGAGGTGGTGGAGAAAAATACTCTGGCCCAGGCTGCTGAGGTTGAGTCCAGAATACAGGACAGAGTGGCAGGGGAAGAGGAAATGGAAACTACTGTTATTGGGACTGGGGCTTCCTATATCAAACGACAGACAGCCATTACAGAAAATGGAAGTAGCAAAGGCTTGACGTATGACCATGATTCATTGCAAAAGTATTTTGCTCCACATACGCCCAAAGTATCACTGTCCAAGAAGAAGGTAAAGATCTTTAAAGGAGAAGAGAGCAGTGTGACAGCTGATAGCCAGGCAGGGAAGGGGCCTGAGAGGGACAGTGGGATGAGTGAGGAAGGAAAAGTCAGTGTGACATTCTGTCTGGCAGATTCTGCAACCTTGCCAATTGAAGCAATGGAAGTGGAGAGTGCTGTGGACCCTTCAGCCTCCAAGATGAATGGTGTAAACTACATGaaacagacaaagaaagacCCACAGAATAACACTGTGTCCATAATGGAAGACGTGAAGGTTCAATTGGATGAAAAGACGCTTGTAAAAACCCTACCACACAAGGATGAATCTACTTCTCCTGGGTTCTCTTCGAAAGGGCAAACCACTTCAGGGACTAAGAATCAAACATGTTCAGTGGCTCAGGTGACCCGTAAGGTTGGAAATAACAACATCAAGGGAAGTCATAGTACAGTTCCTCCTGTGACCTCAATACAACCACAAGCACATACTTCAGATAAACTACAACCAAAACCAATTATTCCAGTTGAACTACAACCACAACCAAGTCTTGCAGTTGAACTACAACCACAACCAAGCACATCAGTTACATTACAACCTCAGCCAAGTGCTTCACTGAAACTACAACCACAACCAAGACCTCCCTCTGTAACGTCACAACCACAACAGAGCGAAATAGTAAAGCCACCAGTACAAACAAGCCTTTCAGTGAAACCACCAGAACAAACAAGCCTTTCAGTAAAACCACCAACACAGCCAAGCCTTTCAGTAAAACCACAAGCACAGCCAAGCCTTTCAGTAAAACCACAAGCACAGCCAAGCCTTTTAGTAAAACCACGAGCACAGCCAAGCCTTTCAGTAAAACCATCAGCACATCCAAGCCTTTTAGTAAAACCACAAGCACAGCCAAGTCTTATAGTAAAACCACAAGCACAACCAAGCCATCCAGTAAAACTGCAAGCACAACCAATCCTTTCCACAAAACCAGAAGCACAACCAAGTCTGTCATTGAATCCAGAAACACAACCAAGTCATCATTCAGCAAAACTACAACCACAGCCAAATAAACGGAGTCCTCTTTCAGGGGAACTAGTACCACAGCTATGTCAGTCAAGTGGTCCTTCAGCAAAACGTAATCCAAGTCCTTCTGCAAACCTGCATTCACAATCAAGTCCttcacaaacacaacaacctCAAACAAGTCCCTCTGTTACTCTACAACCACAACCAAGTTCTTGTCCACATATGTCAAACAGCTCATCAAAGGGCATTGgaaccaatcaaaacattataatggacAATAAGCCTTCGGCACCGGGAAACCTTAACAGCTTTACTGCGAAAGCTAAAACAGAATGCTCATCAAAGGATTCTGCGACAGTGCTTGGGATACTACAATCAGATACATCTTCCATCCATCAAACTGGAAGAGCGGGTCATGTTGCTGGGGGTACAGTGCCATCTGTCCTAATGATACCCCGTGAGAGCAGCAAGTCCGTCTCTGCTTTGCCTCAGCGTCTGTGTGAACAGGCAGGAGATCAGATGTCTGAGGAGGAAACAAGCACCAGCCTAaagaatgtgtctgtgtctcagcTGCCTGTGCTGCTGGGTGAGGAG gttacacagaaacacagacagaagatAGAGAGGAATGGAACACCTGTCTGTCCAGAATCAGTAACACCAACCACCCGAAGCAAGCTGAACATGCCACGAAAACACTCTCCATCGGCATCGGATGAAGAGCTTGTAACAGATGCTAACAAGCGTACCCCTGCTGTGCACAATACCCCTGGCCAATCAGCCTCTGACAAACTGACACAGGGCACACAGGAGTATTCCAGAGGATCAAATGAGAGCAATACAGTACCTTTTACAGAGCCACTGATGTCACCCCTCGAAAGCCATGGTGCTG CCACCCCACAGGAGCTGGCCTCTGGTGCCCGCCGCAAAATCATCATTCCCAAAGTCCAAGGAGAGGACCCGAAAGCTGCAGCTTCACCAACGGATGTCCAGAGCCCTCACAGAGAGGAAGTGTCCAGGATTACCTTTGGGCTCTCCCCAGAGTCCCCTTCACCCAAGTCCCCTTGTCAATCCCTCAGATTTCCTCTGCGGCAGAACCAAAGTGGCCAACACACCCCTCCAGCAGAGAGACAGTCCCCTCTCCTTGTCAGAAGGAAAGTGACTCAAAATCCAGAGACAACAGACACTGCTAAGACTGAAGAGAAACCGTCTGAACAGGACAAGCACAAGCATAACCCATTCAAAG CTCCTCAGGTTATCAGGAAGATTAGGGGAGAGCCCTTCTCAGATGCCGCGGGACATTTGAAACTGTGGTGCCAGTTTTTCAACGTGCTTAGTGACTCCACCATCAGGTGGTTCAGGGATGAGGTGGAGATCGCTACAGATAAAAGAAG TTCAGGAGATGAGACTCAGGTAGCACTGGCCATTGTTCACACATCCAGCATAGATTGTGGAGTTTACGGCTGCACCATCACTAATGAATATGGGACGGACACAACAGACTTTCTACTCTCTGTTGACA TACTCTCTGGCATGTTTTTGCGTGATGATCAAGAAG TGGGAGAGGAGATAGAGATGACTCCGCTGCTGTTCACTAAGGGCCTGGCTGACTCTGGCACCTGGGGAAGGAAGTTCTTTGGGCGGATCATGACGGAGGAGGCCCACATTGGAAAGGGTTGCTCCCACAAGGCCTGTAAGGTGAAAGTTATCTATGGGCTGGACCCAGTGTTTGAGTCGGGGTCTACCTGTTACATCAAGGTGAAGAGTCCCATTGCCTACTATGGAGCCAAAGGAGAGAGCAACTTGGTCGAGAGGAACCACGCAATGACACAGCAG GAATGTAGAATTCAGAACATGGCCCGTGAATACTCCAAGATCTTTGCTGCAGAATGTAGGGTGATAGAAACCTTTGGGGCAGTACTGGA AGTGATCCCAGTGTACCTGATATATCGCCCTGCCAATACTATTCCCCATGCCACTGTAGAGACTGACCTGAATGGGGACTTTGTAAGGTACAGTCAGGTTGATGCTTCAGGCCGCTTGGTCATGGGAACTGGCTCTGAGGCAGCACTGAAATGCAGTGCACTGCAGCACTGGATCCACCAGTGGACCAACGGAAACCTCCTGCTTACTCGGATGGAAG GTGTTGACCTCAAGATCAcaaatgtttcagtgtccaTCAAATCAAAAGG GTACCAAAGTCTCACGATCACAGAGAACCCCAGTGTGTTTGAGCAGTTTGTCTCTCAGCACCACTGTAACTACTACTGTGGCCTCCTCAGCCTGAAACTGCTGAAAAGCCAAGACTCCCTACAGACCCCAGCCAAACCCaagggctccaggagcccactGCTCCACCGCAAAGTGTCTGGCTCCTCCAG tCCACAGCCCTCCAGGAAAGCTACAGGAAGCCCCAGGCTGGCCAGAAAGGAAGTTGAGCCAGAGGACAGCAAGTCCACTACCAACCTCAAGAATGTAGATTTCCTCAAGGTTGTCCAGAGCTAG